In the Candidatus Caldatribacterium sp. genome, one interval contains:
- a CDS encoding HD domain-containing protein, producing MARVFEKDPFMLEHTKRVFEFVREIARETPLSEKEKRIAEIAAIFHDVGIEEAERKYGSREGC from the coding sequence GTGGCCCGAGTTTTCGAAAAAGACCCCTTTATGCTTGAGCATACCAAACGGGTGTTTGAGTTCGTTCGGGAAATCGCAAGAGAAACTCCTCTTTCCGAAAAAGAGAAGAGAATCGCCGAAATCGCTGCCATTTTCCACGATGTGGGGATTGAGGAGGCGGAACGGAAGTACGGCTCCCGGGAGGGATGCTAA
- the xylB gene encoding xylulokinase — protein MEYFLGIDVGTTGCKVVLIDERGELRGKSVSEYPLYTPRPNWAEQNPEDWWQGTLKALKKVFEVSGVNPKDVAGVGLTGQMHGSVFLDAKGEVLRPAILWCDQRTARECQEITERVGLERIMAINCNPVLPGFTAPKILWVKNNEPEVYAKIAKVLLPKDYVRFRLSGEFATDVSDASGTSLFDVPRRTWSQELIQALDFSPSWFPPSFESPEVTGRIRKDVAESLGMREDVIVVAGGGDNAAGAIGTGIVKPGLVSASLGTSGVVFAFSDEVRVDPKGRVHTFCHAVPGKWHVMGVMLSAGGSLRWFRDVLGLEEKNMALLLEKDAYELLSEEAEKSVPGAEGLLFLPYLTGERTPHADPFARGVFFGITLKHRKNDLVRAVMEGVTFGMRDSFEIIREMGIPIEEVRAIGGGARSPLWRKIQAAVYQVPLFGVKVDEGPAFGAALLAAVGKGAFRDVAEACAKAVAVTEKVLPDSNLVAQYERLYRIWRELYPALAPFYRRIAE, from the coding sequence ATGGAGTACTTCCTCGGGATTGACGTAGGCACAACCGGATGCAAGGTCGTCCTCATCGATGAAAGGGGAGAGCTCAGGGGGAAAAGTGTCTCCGAATATCCCCTCTACACGCCCCGCCCGAACTGGGCAGAGCAGAATCCAGAGGACTGGTGGCAGGGAACCCTGAAGGCCTTGAAGAAGGTCTTTGAGGTCTCGGGAGTGAACCCGAAAGACGTCGCTGGAGTTGGCCTTACCGGGCAGATGCACGGTTCGGTCTTCCTTGATGCGAAAGGGGAGGTTCTCCGCCCGGCAATTCTCTGGTGCGATCAGCGGACCGCCCGGGAGTGCCAGGAAATCACCGAGCGGGTGGGGCTTGAGCGCATTATGGCCATCAACTGCAACCCCGTTCTTCCGGGGTTCACCGCGCCCAAGATCCTCTGGGTTAAGAACAACGAGCCGGAGGTTTACGCAAAAATCGCCAAGGTCCTCCTTCCCAAGGACTACGTCCGCTTCAGGCTCTCCGGGGAGTTTGCCACTGACGTTTCCGATGCTTCCGGGACTTCGCTCTTTGACGTTCCCAGAAGAACCTGGTCCCAGGAGCTCATCCAGGCCCTTGATTTTTCTCCCTCCTGGTTCCCTCCCTCTTTTGAGTCCCCGGAAGTCACCGGCCGAATCCGAAAAGACGTTGCCGAGAGTTTGGGGATGCGGGAGGACGTCATCGTCGTGGCCGGTGGGGGAGACAATGCGGCGGGGGCAATCGGCACGGGCATTGTAAAGCCGGGGCTTGTTTCGGCAAGCCTTGGGACCTCAGGAGTCGTCTTTGCCTTCAGCGATGAGGTCCGGGTGGACCCAAAGGGACGGGTCCATACCTTTTGCCACGCGGTGCCGGGAAAGTGGCACGTTATGGGAGTCATGCTCTCGGCGGGCGGGTCCCTGCGCTGGTTCCGGGATGTCCTGGGGCTTGAGGAGAAGAACATGGCCCTCCTCCTCGAAAAGGACGCCTATGAGCTCCTCAGCGAGGAGGCGGAGAAGTCCGTTCCGGGAGCAGAGGGGCTTCTCTTTCTCCCCTACCTCACGGGGGAGCGGACGCCCCATGCCGATCCCTTTGCCCGGGGCGTTTTCTTCGGCATCACCCTCAAGCACCGCAAGAACGATCTCGTGCGGGCGGTGATGGAGGGCGTAACCTTTGGCATGCGGGACTCCTTTGAAATCATAAGGGAGATGGGCATTCCCATTGAGGAGGTTCGGGCCATAGGTGGAGGGGCCCGGAGCCCGCTCTGGCGAAAGATCCAGGCCGCCGTCTACCAGGTTCCCCTTTTCGGAGTCAAGGTGGACGAGGGGCCGGCTTTCGGGGCAGCGCTTCTTGCCGCCGTCGGGAAGGGAGCCTTCCGGGACGTTGCGGAGGCCTGCGCAAAAGCGGTGGCAGTCACCGAAAAGGTCCTCCCCGATAGTAATCTTGTGGCCCAGTACGAGCGCTTGTATCGCATCTGGCGGGAGCTCTATCCGGCGCTTGCTCCCTTCTACCGAAGGATTGCCGAGTGA
- a CDS encoding carbohydrate kinase has protein sequence MVSLEKKAICLGELLIDFVSTVNGVALKDAPGFEKAPGGAPANVAVGLAKLGIETYFIGKVGKDAFGEFLRETLARNGVNTKFLTMTEKAKTTLAFVSLTKEGERDFVFYRDPGADTLLDQSDIDEECFRGSGVFHFGSITMTHEPSCSATLKALELAQKYGYLISFDPNLRLQLWKDPEEARFRMRQGVEKTHVLKVNEEEARFIAASEDLEKALSFLRERYRVPLIAVTLGKRGCLILSGRERLEVPGFSVATVDTTGAGDGFVAGLLSSLYMFWKDIRDGKEIPRDVLYQAARRANAVGALTTTKKGAIPALPTQEEVEVFLKEQGA, from the coding sequence TTGGTGTCCCTTGAGAAAAAGGCCATATGCCTTGGTGAGCTCCTCATCGATTTTGTTTCCACCGTGAACGGTGTGGCCCTCAAAGACGCCCCGGGGTTTGAGAAGGCCCCAGGGGGAGCGCCGGCAAATGTGGCGGTTGGGCTTGCAAAGCTTGGCATCGAAACCTACTTCATCGGGAAAGTCGGCAAAGACGCCTTTGGGGAATTCCTCCGGGAAACCCTGGCCCGAAACGGCGTCAACACGAAGTTCCTCACCATGACTGAGAAAGCGAAAACCACCCTCGCTTTTGTCTCCCTCACCAAGGAAGGAGAGCGGGATTTCGTCTTCTACCGGGATCCGGGAGCGGACACCCTCCTTGATCAGAGTGACATCGATGAGGAGTGCTTCCGGGGAAGCGGGGTCTTCCACTTTGGGTCCATCACCATGACGCACGAGCCCTCTTGCAGCGCAACGCTCAAGGCCCTGGAATTAGCCCAGAAGTACGGGTACCTCATCTCCTTTGATCCGAACCTGAGGTTGCAGCTCTGGAAGGACCCCGAAGAGGCGAGATTCAGGATGCGCCAGGGAGTGGAGAAAACCCACGTCCTCAAGGTGAACGAGGAGGAGGCCCGGTTCATCGCGGCAAGCGAGGACCTCGAGAAAGCCTTGAGCTTCTTGCGGGAGCGCTACCGCGTTCCCCTTATTGCCGTCACCTTAGGAAAGAGGGGATGCCTCATCCTCTCTGGTAGAGAACGCCTTGAGGTTCCGGGGTTTTCGGTGGCCACAGTCGATACCACCGGGGCTGGAGATGGCTTTGTGGCTGGACTCTTGAGTTCGCTGTACATGTTCTGGAAGGACATCCGGGATGGGAAGGAGATTCCCCGGGATGTCCTGTACCAGGCCGCCCGTCGGGCCAACGCCGTGGGAGCCCTGACGACGACAAAGAAAGGGGCCATCCCTGCCTTACCCACTCAAGAAGAGGTGGAGGTCTTCCTCAAGGAGCAGGGGGCATGA
- a CDS encoding ferredoxin — protein MALRVDEELCIGCELCVQICPDVFEMNANGKSVVKEGADVNASCVDEAIDSCPTSAIIRE, from the coding sequence ATGGCACTCCGAGTGGATGAGGAGCTCTGTATCGGCTGCGAACTCTGTGTCCAGATTTGCCCTGACGTTTTCGAAATGAACGCCAACGGCAAGAGCGTGGTGAAGGAAGGCGCGGACGTGAACGCAAGCTGTGTCGATGAGGCCATCGATTCCTGTCCCACAAGCGCCATTATCAGGGAGTAG